The Halanaerobium saccharolyticum subsp. saccharolyticum DSM 6643 DNA window TCGTATTGATAAAGAGATTAGTAAAATGGTCGAGGAATGTTATAGTAAAGCAGAAAGGCTTCTAAGAGACAATTCTGAGACAGTAGAAAACATTGTTTCTGCTCTGAAAGAACATGAGACTTTAAATTCTGATCAGATTAAGCGTATAATGAGGGGCGAAGAAATAACTGGTGATCCCGATAAAGACAGAATAGAAGAAGATGATTCTGATGGAGATCAGGATAATCAAGAGAGTATAATCACTACTTTTAAACCTGAACCACAGAATGCTTAAATATAAGATTAATCTAAAAGACCAGCGTATGCTGGTCTTTTTTTGTTATATTAATAATAAAATGTAAGCAGTTTACTTTATTTTTTATTATCGAAAGTCTATAATAGAAATCAATATCGATAAACGATAAAGAGGTGAAAACATGAAAAATAGTATTTTAAGAAAAATGTTTTTAGCATTTATGAGGATTCATATTCTTCATCATGCCAAAAAAGAAGCTTTTTTTGGTTTATGGATGATTGATGAACTCAAAAGTCATGGATATGAAATAAGCTCAGGTACTCTATATCCAGTTCTGCATTCTATGGAAGCTGATGGTATACTGATTAGTGAGGAGAAAACAATTGATGGGAAAGTGAGAAAGTATTACAGTCTTACTGATAAAGGAGCAGAAGTTTTAGAAGAAGTTAAGAAAAAAACCAGTGAACTTAGTCGAGAAATAATTGAGTAATTATTTTTGATTATGGATAATCTTATTTAAAAAAAGGGGGCAATATGTTTAAACTTAAAGATGTAAAATTTAAAAATATTTTAAATGTCGAAGATATAGAGCTGGAAGAAAAGATGATTACTGCAATTTTAGGAAGTAGTGGTGGTGGAAAAACAACATTTTTAAAACTGCTTAATAACATGATAACCGCTGATCAAGGGATAATAAAGTATAAGGGTGAAGAAATAGAAAATTATGATCCAGTTAAATTACGAAGAGAAGTTGTAATGCTTCCGCAGGATCCTAAAATTTTCAAAGGTACTATTAAGGAAAATTTTGAATTAACAGAAGAAATCACTGGTAATAAAGCTTCTAAAAATTTAAATTATAATGATCTTTTAAAGAAAGTATCCTTAACGCAAAATATTGATGATTCTGCTGATAATTTGTCTGGGGGAGAAAAACAACGTTTGGCCTTGGCAAGAGTTATGTTATTAGAACCAAAAGTTTTACTTTTAGATGAACCATCTTCTTCTTTAGATAAAATAACTGAAGAAAAAATTATTAATATGGTAGTCGATTATGCAAAAGAAAATAATAGAACTTTAATTATGGTAACTCATAGTCCAGAAATTGCCAAAAAATTTGCTGATAAAATAATTAATATTGAAAATGGTGAGATAGTTGATTGAACTTTAACTTATAGAAGGAGTGAACATAAATGAGTGAAACTATAGATATTCAAATAACTCAACTAGTTTTTGCTTATATATTTGTTATAGTATTATTGTTTATTGTTAAGAAAAAAGGAATAGGACACAAGGGAGAAATCTTATTAGCTTCAGTTCGGATGACTATTCAATTAGTTGCAGTAGGATTTATATTAGATTATGTTTTTGCTAATCAAAATCCCATTTATAGTTTGTTGATTTTATTTATTATGGAGGTCTTTGCTATATATAACATTTATGGAAGAGTTAATGGTAAAATTTCTAAAAAATTAAAAATAATTATTGCCAGCTCAATGTTTTTAGGGACCTCAATCAGTATCTTCTTTTTCGTGCTTGCTGTGGTAGGCCTTGATCCCTGGTTTAGGGCAGACTATTTCATTCCTCTTTCTGGAATGTTAATTGGTAATTCAATGACAGGGATTTCTTTAGGAGTCAATCATTTGATAAATGGAATTAGGGATAATAAAGATTTAATTGAGAATTATTTAATGCTAGGTGCTGAGCCAGAAACTGCTGTGAAAAAAATTAGTAACAGAGCTTTCTATAATGCAGTTTTACCAACAATAAATTCCATGATGGGGATGGGAATTGTATTTCTACCAGGAATGATGACCGGTCAAATTTTGGCTGGAGCTTCGCCAATTATTGCTATTAAATATCAAATTGCAATAATGATGGGTATTTTGGGTAGTGTTACTTTAACTGTATTTTTTATGATTAACAAAGGTTCTAAAACCTTTTTTAATTCTAGAAAACAATTGAAAATTTAATTTTAGTCTAGATATTAAAGAAGTAATTCTTAAAATAACATTGAAATATTCAGCTAAAAAATATAAGATTAAGGTAAAGAAATTATCTGAGGGGGAAATATAGTGAAAAGTGATATTCAAATTGCTCAGGAAGCTAAAATGGAAGAGATAACAAAGATTGCTGAAAAAGTTGGTTTAGAGGAAGATGATTTAGAGTTATATGGTAAATACAAGGCAAAGGTTAAGTTAGATGTTTTGAAAAGGTTATCTGATAACTCGGACAGCAAGCTAGTTTTAGTAACTGCAATTACACCAACTCCAGCTGGTGAAGGTAAAACGACCACTACTGTTGGTTTAGGTCAGGCATTAAATAGAATTGGGGAAAATGCAGTAATTGCAATTCGCGAACCATCTTTAGGACCGACAATGGGAATTAAAGGTGGAGCAGCTGGTGGTGGTTATGCACAGGTAATTCCAATGGAAGATATTAATCTTCATTTTACAGGAGATATTCATGCTATTGGTGTAGCGCATAATTTGCTTGCAGCAGCTATTGATAATCATATCAAACAAGGTAATGAATTAAATATTGATCCAACTCAAATAACCTTTAAAAGAGCCTTAGATATGAATGACCGTGCACTTAGAGAAACTATAGTTGGATTAGGTGGAACAATAAATGGCCAGCCTAGAGAGGATGGTTTCTTAATTACCGTTGCTTCGGAGATAATGGCAATACTTTGTCTGGCAAATGACTTGATGGAATTAAAAGATAAATTAGGTAAAATTGTTATTGGTTATAGTTATGATGGTGAAAGTATTACTGCTCATGATTTAAAAGTCGAAGGTGCAATGACTGCTCTTTTAAAAGATGCGATTAAACCTAACTTAGTTCAGACTTTAGAAAATACACCTGCCTTTATTCATGGAGGACCATTTGCCAATATTGCTCATGGCTGTAATAGTGTAATGGCGACTAAATTCTCAATGAAACTGGGCGATATTACTGTTACAGAAGCAGGTTTCGGTGCTGATCTGGGGGCGGAGAAATTTTATAACATAAAATCTAGATTTGCTGATTTAAAACCGGATGCGACTGTTCTTGTAGCAACTATCAGAGCTTTAAAAATGCATGGGGGAGTAGACCTAGCAGATCTAAAAGAAGAGAATCTAGAAGCTTTAGAAGCTGGCATGGAAAATTTAGAAAAACATATAGAAAATGTGCATAAATTTGGAGTGCCTACAGTTGTAGCAATTAATAGATTTCCTGATGACACTGAAAAAGAGTTAGCTTTAGTTCGAAAAAAATGCGAAAAATTGGGGGTTAATGTAGCTCTGTCTGAAGTTTGGGCTAAAGGTGGAGAAGGTGGAGAAGAATTAGCTAATGCAGTTGTTGATGTTTTA harbors:
- a CDS encoding PadR family transcriptional regulator, which translates into the protein MKNSILRKMFLAFMRIHILHHAKKEAFFGLWMIDELKSHGYEISSGTLYPVLHSMEADGILISEEKTIDGKVRKYYSLTDKGAEVLEEVKKKTSELSREIIE
- a CDS encoding ABC transporter ATP-binding protein, whose product is MFKLKDVKFKNILNVEDIELEEKMITAILGSSGGGKTTFLKLLNNMITADQGIIKYKGEEIENYDPVKLRREVVMLPQDPKIFKGTIKENFELTEEITGNKASKNLNYNDLLKKVSLTQNIDDSADNLSGGEKQRLALARVMLLEPKVLLLDEPSSSLDKITEEKIINMVVDYAKENNRTLIMVTHSPEIAKKFADKIINIENGEIVD
- a CDS encoding ABC transporter permease, which gives rise to MSETIDIQITQLVFAYIFVIVLLFIVKKKGIGHKGEILLASVRMTIQLVAVGFILDYVFANQNPIYSLLILFIMEVFAIYNIYGRVNGKISKKLKIIIASSMFLGTSISIFFFVLAVVGLDPWFRADYFIPLSGMLIGNSMTGISLGVNHLINGIRDNKDLIENYLMLGAEPETAVKKISNRAFYNAVLPTINSMMGMGIVFLPGMMTGQILAGASPIIAIKYQIAIMMGILGSVTLTVFFMINKGSKTFFNSRKQLKI
- a CDS encoding formate--tetrahydrofolate ligase, with the translated sequence MKSDIQIAQEAKMEEITKIAEKVGLEEDDLELYGKYKAKVKLDVLKRLSDNSDSKLVLVTAITPTPAGEGKTTTTVGLGQALNRIGENAVIAIREPSLGPTMGIKGGAAGGGYAQVIPMEDINLHFTGDIHAIGVAHNLLAAAIDNHIKQGNELNIDPTQITFKRALDMNDRALRETIVGLGGTINGQPREDGFLITVASEIMAILCLANDLMELKDKLGKIVIGYSYDGESITAHDLKVEGAMTALLKDAIKPNLVQTLENTPAFIHGGPFANIAHGCNSVMATKFSMKLGDITVTEAGFGADLGAEKFYNIKSRFADLKPDATVLVATIRALKMHGGVDLADLKEENLEALEAGMENLEKHIENVHKFGVPTVVAINRFPDDTEKELALVRKKCEKLGVNVALSEVWAKGGEGGEELANAVVDVLENEKSQFEFLYDEKAPIKDKIEKIAKEIYGADGVNYSDTALGQIEKYEKQGYADIPVCMAKTQSSISDNPSLKGRPSGFKINVNEINLSAGAGFLVVMTGPVLTMPGLPKRPSAEDIDIDADGKISGLF